Proteins encoded within one genomic window of Polyangium spumosum:
- a CDS encoding alpha/beta hydrolase, with product MNLTHRALLLTFVLLAPACGRDTPPEPSPGSGPAKAGAEPAQKIRYIERVTGGADANERLPLIVAIHGLGDRPESFVRLFDGFQARMRVVIPYGTTPQGQGFSWFPLARFEPTKLAEGTGRAADGLAALLEELERTRPTRGRPIVTGFSQGGMLSFTLAARHPERVGEALPIAGLLAPPLYPTSWPMGKVAPKVLAFHGDADTIVPLEGAEQTVRALVAVGFSAELRTYPGVGHTVTGAMRQDWQKALEAAAQRAAASSP from the coding sequence ATGAACCTCACACATCGCGCCCTCCTCCTCACCTTCGTGCTCCTCGCCCCTGCGTGCGGGAGGGACACGCCCCCGGAGCCTTCCCCCGGCAGCGGGCCCGCGAAGGCCGGCGCGGAGCCGGCGCAGAAGATCCGCTACATCGAGCGCGTGACGGGCGGCGCCGACGCAAACGAGCGGTTGCCGCTCATCGTGGCGATCCACGGGCTCGGCGATCGTCCGGAGTCGTTCGTTCGGCTCTTCGACGGCTTCCAAGCGCGCATGCGGGTCGTGATCCCGTACGGCACGACCCCGCAGGGGCAAGGCTTCTCCTGGTTCCCGCTCGCGCGCTTCGAACCCACGAAGCTCGCGGAGGGCACCGGGCGCGCGGCCGACGGGCTCGCGGCGCTGCTCGAGGAGCTCGAACGGACGCGGCCCACGCGCGGCAGGCCCATCGTGACGGGGTTTTCCCAGGGAGGGATGCTGAGCTTCACGCTCGCGGCGCGGCACCCCGAGCGCGTCGGCGAGGCGCTGCCCATCGCCGGCCTGCTCGCGCCGCCGCTCTACCCGACCTCGTGGCCGATGGGCAAGGTGGCCCCGAAGGTCCTCGCGTTCCACGGCGACGCGGACACGATCGTGCCGCTCGAGGGCGCCGAGCAGACCGTGCGTGCGCTCGTGGCGGTGGGGTTTTCGGCGGAGCTCCGCACCTACCCCGGGGTGGGGCACACGGTGACGGGAGCGATGCGGCAGGATTGGCAGAAGGCGCTCGAGGCAGCGGCGCAGAGGGCCGCCGCCTCGAGTCCTTGA